CTCAACGTCGTCGTCTCACGCGACCCGCACGGCGACGTGCGCGTCTCCCTCGCCAACGAACGCTGACGCATGCTCCGGCCCGCCGCCCTGCTCCGACGACTGGCCCTCGGCACCGCGCTCCTCACGGCGCTGACCGCCGCGCCGGTCGATTTCCAGCTGCCCGCGCAATCCGCCGCCGACGCGCTGCTCGCCTTCTCCCAACAGGCGAGAGTCGAGGTGTTGTTTCCGGCTGACGAGCTGGGCGCCGCGCAGGCCAACGCCGTCCAGGGCAACCTCGAGCCCGACGACGCGCTCGCCCGCCTGCTCGCCGGCACCGGCTTCGCCGCCCACCGCTTCAGCGGCGGCAAATACGTCGTCCGCTCCACCGCGCAGACCTCCGGCTCGATCACCGGCCGCCTCCTCTACCCCGACGGCAAACCCGCCGCCGGCATCGTCATCGCCCTCGCCGGCACGCGCCTCTCCGCCACGACCGACGCCGGCGGCCGCTTCAGCTTCGCCGCCGTGCCCCCCGGCAAACGGCAACTCTTCGCCAACGCCGCCGGCTGGCATCCTCTCCGCATCGACAACGTCGAGGTCGAGGCCGGACGCATTTCCAAGCTCGACGACCAGCGCCTCCAGCCCGTGCGCGAGCTCGAACAACTCGAACCCTACGTCGTCCAAGGCCGCTCCGCCCGTCTCCGCCCCATCGACGACAGCGCCGCGCTTCTCGGCCCGCGCCGCGCCACCGGCAATCTCGATCTGCCCCGCGGCGCCGACGACGCCCTGCCCTTCACCATCTACACCCGTGAACAGATCACCCGCAGCGGCGTCGTGGCGCTGAACGAATTTCTCCAACGCGCCATCCTCGAGGGCGACGCCTCCGCCCGGCCGCCGGAGCAAAGCGGCAGCTTCGACTCCAAGCAGGCCTTCGCCGGCAGCAGCAACCTCAAGCTCCGCGGCTACGAGGAAAACGAAACCGTCATCCTCATCAACGGCCGCCGCCTGCCCGAGGTGCAGATCAGCAGCAACCAGCAGCCCCAGCCGGCCGACGTGAACTTCATCCCGCTCAGCCTCATCCAGCAGGTCGAAGTGCTCCCCGCCTCCGCTTCCGCCATCTACAGCGGCAATCCCGTCGGCGGCGTGATCAACATCGTGCTGCGCCCCGACGTAACCGCCACCGAAGTCAACGCCACCTACACCAACGCCACCGGCGGCTACGACGCGCCCCAGACCTCGTTCTCCTTCCAACACGGCCAATCGCTCCTCGACCAACGCCTTCGCATCCGCCTCAGCGCCGTGCGCACCGACGTCGAACCGCCGACCGAGACCGAGCTCGGCTTCCGCCGCCGCCACGCCGCCTTCGTTCCCCTCGCGGACGACGCCCTCTTCCGCGCCACGCCCAACATCCGCAGCCACGACGGCACGCCGCTGTTCGGTGCCGGCAGCGCCACCTTCACCTCCGTCGCCCCTGGCGCCGACGGCAACGGCGGCCTCGCCGCCTTCAACGGCCGCGCCGGCGTGCGACAACTCGACTTCTACGATTCGCCCGCCGGACTCTCCGCCTCGCCGATCACCCTCGACTCCCCCTACGGCCGACGTCAGCGCCGCGACGCGTATTTCGGCTCGGTGACCTACGACCCGTGGCCTTGGATTCAGATCGGCCTCGACGTCATCCACTCGCGCACGGTGATGAACCGCGGCCTCGACGTGCTCACCGGCAACTTCACGCTCGCCGCCGCATCGCCGCTCAACCCCTTCCACCAGGACGTCGATATCACGCTCGTCGACACCGCGCCGCTCGTCGGCGAAAATTACAACGAAGCCCACATCGACTTCTCCTCCGCCGTCGGCGGCCTCCTCTTGCGCCTGCCCCGCGCGTGGCGCCTGTCGTCCGACTTCCTCGCCTCGCGCAGCGTCGTCAAATATCGCGGCCTCTTCGGCGCGGACACGACCCGCTGGCAGAGCCTCATCGACCAAGGCGTCTACAATCCGCTCCGCGACACGCAGCACTACGGCCCGCCGACCGCGTTCTACGACTCCGTGCTCATTTATCGCGGCGGCCGCGGTCGATTCGTGACGCTCGGCGACTATCGCACGCTCGACGTCGCCGCCCGCGTCACGAATCAGGAACTCAACCTCCCGACCGGACGCTCGAGCCTCGTCGCCGGCGCCGACTACCGCCGCCTCCAACTGCGCGACTACGCCGAGGAATTTCTCTACGCCGACGGCTCGCGCGCGGCCGACCCCATGCTGCGCCGCGGCCGCCAACTCGAGCGCTACAGCTTCTTCTCCGAACTTCAGACCCCGCTCGCGCCCCGCCGCTGGCTGCCTCAGTGGATTCGCAAGATCGACGGCGACTTCGCCGTCCGCTACGTCGCCTCCGACCAAGCCAACGAAGTCAACACCGTCCCGACGGTCGGCCTGCGTGCCGCGTTCGCCGGCGGCGTCACGCTGCGCGGCAGCGTCACCTCGTCGAAACGCTTCCCGGCACCCTTCCTCAGCCGCTCCGTCGCCCTACCCGGCGGCCCCGACGGCGGCGCCGCGAACCAGGACATCATCACCGATCCTCGGCGCGGCGAATCCTACGTCGCGCAGGTCGACGACAATGTGAACTTCTTCCTCGCACCCGAAGACGCCGTCACGCAAACGGCCGGCCTCCTGTTCGAACACGGCGAAGAGCATCACTTCCGCGCGACCCTCGACTTCGTCGACACCCGCAAGACCAACGAAATGCTCTCGCTCGACGCCAACGGCACGCTCGCCCTCGAAGCGCTCGTCCCCGAACGCGTCATCCGCGCGGCCCCCGGCCCCGGCGAAACCGTCGGCCGCGTGACGCGCGTGATCGTCGGCAACATCAACGCCTCGTCGCGCCGCTCGCAGAGTTGGACGCTCGGCGTCGACTACGCGTGGACCGGCCTGCTCGGCGGCACGCTCGAGACCCATGCCCGCGTGCTCTATTATCAGCGCTACGAACGCCAGTTGCTCGCGACGCAACCGACCGTGGACGAGCTGAACCATCCCGACGGCACCGGCTCCGGCCTGTTGCGCTATCGCGCGGATTTCGGCGCCGGCTGGTCGAACCGCACCTACGGCTTCGGCTTCGAGGGACAATACTTCCACTCCCGCCTGCTGCCCGACTACGAGCGTATCGCCCAAGGCGACAAGCAAATCCGCCCCTACTGGCAATTCGACGCCTATGCGCAGGCCGATCTCGTCCGCCTGCTCGGCTGGAAGACCAAGCGCTACGGCCTGCGCGGCCAGCTCCGCGTGAACAACCTCTCGGGCTTCGACTATCCCAAATACTATTACGACGGCGCCGCTTCCGGCGTGCAGCCCTACGGCGACTGGCGCGGGCGCACCTACTCGTTGTCCGTCACGGCGACGTTCTGATTTTTCACCGCGCGATGTTGCCGTTTCAGTAACTCCGTAGCCACGAGCGCCCGCGAGCGGTCCGTGTTTGCGCTCGCCCGAGCGCTTGCCGGGTAGCCCGCGACCTCCGGGCGCGGGTGCATGGGACCCGTCCTCGGAGAGGCCGGGCTATTTGGCATTTTCCGAGCGAAAAGTGAGACCTGACGGAGCCGCGCTCGCGCACGCGGCTGCCAGAATTTTCGGCGGCTACGCTAATTTCGGAAACGCGATAGCGGATATTCCCACGCGCTCTGTCGTGTCTTGGTCCGGCGCGACCGTTGCGGAAGTGCCGGCAGGTATTCATTCGCTCCGCTTCCGCGTCGGGCGATCGGGGCCGGCCCAGGTTCGGTTTGCCCGATGTGGAAGCGGAGTTTTGAACCTCGGCTGACCAGCGCGCTCCGCGGCGGCGACCAAGATTCGTCTGGCCTCGGTTCCGGTGGCTTGCTTCCGTTACCGCTCCCATTTTTCCCATGGCCAAGACCATCCTCGTCACCGGTTCCTCGGGCCTCATCGGCTCCGAAGTCTGCGTTTATTTCGCCGCTCAAGGCTACACGGTCCACGGCGTCGACAACAACCAGCGCGCCGTCTTCTTCGGCCCGCAGGGCGACACGCGCTGGAACCAGCAGCGCCTCGCGCAGGACCTGAAGGGTTTCGAGCACCACGAACTCGACATCCGTGATCGCGCCGGCGTGCTCGCGCTCGTCAAACACCTCAAGCCTGCCGTCATCGTCCACACCGCCGCGCAACCCTCGCACGACCGCGCCGCCGCGATTCCTTTCGACGATTTCGACACCAACGCCGTCGGCACGCTCAACCTCCTCGAGGCCGCGCGCCAAGCCTGCCCCGAGTCGCCCTTCGTGCACATGAGCACGAACAAAGTCTACGGCGACGCGCCCAACTCCATCAAACTCGCCGAACTCGAGACCCGCTGGGACTACGCCGATCCTGCCTACGCGCACGGCATCGCCGAGACGTTCACCATCGACCAGTCGAAGCACTCGCTCTTCGGAGCCTCCAAGGTCGCCGCCGACGTCATGGTCCAGGAATACGGCCGCTATTTCAACATGCCCACCTGCGCGCTGCGCGGCGGCTGCCTCACCGGCCCGAACCACAGCGGCGTGGAGCTCCACGGGTTCCTCAGCTACCTCGTGAAGTGCAACCTCGAGGGCCGCGAATACCGCGTCTTCGGCTACAAGGGCAAACAGGTCCGCGACAACATCCACTCGCTCGACGTCGCGCGCTTCATGGCCGCGTTCGTCGCCGCGCCTCGCGCCGGCGAGGTCTACAACCTCGGCGGCGGCAAAAACAATTCCTGTTCCATCCTCGAGGCCTTCCAGATCGCGGAAAAATTCTCCGGCAAGAAGCAGGTCTATACCTACGTCGACCAAAACCGCGCCGGCGACCACATCTGCTATTACTCGGACCTGCGCAAGATGCGCGCGCACTACCCGAGCTGGGACATCAGCGTCTCGCTCGAGGAAACCATCCGCCAGATCGTCGAGGCGTGGAAATCACGCCCCAAGACCTGAGCGGTTCTTCAGCGCCCGCCGACGTAGATGATCGCGTAACGCGTCGGCGGCGTGCGCCACTGCGCCCACGTGCCATCCCACTGGATCGGGGTGCCCGCGTAATCGACATCGCCCGTCGCGCTGCGGAACGCCGCCCGCGCACGGAGGATCGCCTTGCCCTTGGTCGGGGCGACCGCGAAGTCCGCCCGGCGCGAGAAGGTCTCGCCCAAATCGGTCTCGTAGAACAGCACCTGCCAGGTCTTGCCGGCGTCGATCGAGTATTCCACATGCACGAAGGCGACGCGCTCGCCGTCGTGGTTCGTGCTCGCCGAAATGAGCACGGACGCCGAGCCACCGGTGGCCACGTCGGTGGGCGCCACAAGTTGCAGCCCGCGTTCGGCGGCCGGAGCGGCCGCGAGCACCGTGAAAAAGAGAGCGGAGACGAGAAGACGGGAAAGGAAACGCATGACCCCGTTATCCACTCGCACCACCGCTCCCGCATCAACCCCGAAATACGGTCGGGCGAACGTTCCGGACAGATTTCCCTCTTCACCTCGATTGGTCGCTCTGTTTCCTTCCGCGGATGTCTGATTTGACACGCCTACGAGGCGATTCGCACCCGCGGAGCGGCGGCCGTCGGCTGAGCTTGCCGTGTTGACCATGTGGAACCTCTTCAGTCGGTGGTTTAATCCACGCGCGCTGGCGCTGGCCGTTCTTCTGGCCATCGCGGCCGCACTGCCGTTCGTCACGACAAGCGTGGAGCGCCGGGAGTTTTATTTCTTCGACATCACGCTCACCTCGACCACCGCCGGCTCGACGCAGCTGTTCTGGGACATCGGCCACGGCTTCAACGAATACGACTCCTCGCGCCAGCCGCTGAAGGTCGAACGGACGCCCGTGAACTATCGTTTCATGATGCCGATGGGGCGCATCAACGCGCTCCGCTTCGATCCCGTGGACGGCGCCGGCGTGTTCACTTTCAAGCATGCGCAAATCGTCGACGCCCAGGGACGGATCGTGAAGGTCTTCCGGCCGGAAGATTTGCGCCCCGCAGGCGGCGTCCTTCAGGCGTGGAACGAGACACTCACGCGCCACGTCTCCACCGATCCGTCCTCCAACGACCCGGTGCTCACCCTCCACCTCGACGCGCCGCTCGAGTTGAAACCGGGCGCATCAATCCGGCTGCGACTCGGCTGGCTCGCTGCATGGCCTGTGCTTTTGCTCGGCACCCTGCTGTCGCTCCGCCCCGTCGCGCACAAACTCACGCATGCGACGGCCCGCCTGCTCGCCTTCGCCCAGCCTCGGCCTGCGACCTCCCTCCTGCTCGCCGCCACGGTCGTCGTCGCGATCCAATGCGCACCGGTCATCTTCCAGGGACGCAGCTTCGCCTCGCCCAACAACGGCGGCCATATGCTTTATCAGGGACTGCCCGCGCTGCCGGCCGACACCGACGACACCTCGACCAACACCGGCAGCTCGGACACCGGCGCGCTGCTCTTCCAGCACCTCTATTACCCGATGGTGCAACGCGACGCGTTGCACGCCGGCGAGTGGCCGCTCTGGAACCGCTACTCGCTCTGCGGTGAACCG
This window of the Candidatus Didemnitutus sp. genome carries:
- a CDS encoding carboxypeptidase regulatory-like domain-containing protein, which codes for MLRPAALLRRLALGTALLTALTAAPVDFQLPAQSAADALLAFSQQARVEVLFPADELGAAQANAVQGNLEPDDALARLLAGTGFAAHRFSGGKYVVRSTAQTSGSITGRLLYPDGKPAAGIVIALAGTRLSATTDAGGRFSFAAVPPGKRQLFANAAGWHPLRIDNVEVEAGRISKLDDQRLQPVRELEQLEPYVVQGRSARLRPIDDSAALLGPRRATGNLDLPRGADDALPFTIYTREQITRSGVVALNEFLQRAILEGDASARPPEQSGSFDSKQAFAGSSNLKLRGYEENETVILINGRRLPEVQISSNQQPQPADVNFIPLSLIQQVEVLPASASAIYSGNPVGGVINIVLRPDVTATEVNATYTNATGGYDAPQTSFSFQHGQSLLDQRLRIRLSAVRTDVEPPTETELGFRRRHAAFVPLADDALFRATPNIRSHDGTPLFGAGSATFTSVAPGADGNGGLAAFNGRAGVRQLDFYDSPAGLSASPITLDSPYGRRQRRDAYFGSVTYDPWPWIQIGLDVIHSRTVMNRGLDVLTGNFTLAAASPLNPFHQDVDITLVDTAPLVGENYNEAHIDFSSAVGGLLLRLPRAWRLSSDFLASRSVVKYRGLFGADTTRWQSLIDQGVYNPLRDTQHYGPPTAFYDSVLIYRGGRGRFVTLGDYRTLDVAARVTNQELNLPTGRSSLVAGADYRRLQLRDYAEEFLYADGSRAADPMLRRGRQLERYSFFSELQTPLAPRRWLPQWIRKIDGDFAVRYVASDQANEVNTVPTVGLRAAFAGGVTLRGSVTSSKRFPAPFLSRSVALPGGPDGGAANQDIITDPRRGESYVAQVDDNVNFFLAPEDAVTQTAGLLFEHGEEHHFRATLDFVDTRKTNEMLSLDANGTLALEALVPERVIRAAPGPGETVGRVTRVIVGNINASSRRSQSWTLGVDYAWTGLLGGTLETHARVLYYQRYERQLLATQPTVDELNHPDGTGSGLLRYRADFGAGWSNRTYGFGFEGQYFHSRLLPDYERIAQGDKQIRPYWQFDAYAQADLVRLLGWKTKRYGLRGQLRVNNLSGFDYPKYYYDGAASGVQPYGDWRGRTYSLSVTATF
- a CDS encoding NAD-dependent epimerase/dehydratase family protein, which translates into the protein MAKTILVTGSSGLIGSEVCVYFAAQGYTVHGVDNNQRAVFFGPQGDTRWNQQRLAQDLKGFEHHELDIRDRAGVLALVKHLKPAVIVHTAAQPSHDRAAAIPFDDFDTNAVGTLNLLEAARQACPESPFVHMSTNKVYGDAPNSIKLAELETRWDYADPAYAHGIAETFTIDQSKHSLFGASKVAADVMVQEYGRYFNMPTCALRGGCLTGPNHSGVELHGFLSYLVKCNLEGREYRVFGYKGKQVRDNIHSLDVARFMAAFVAAPRAGEVYNLGGGKNNSCSILEAFQIAEKFSGKKQVYTYVDQNRAGDHICYYSDLRKMRAHYPSWDISVSLEETIRQIVEAWKSRPKT